The DNA segment TTGGATTTCATCAACTTGCAGTACGGCAAAGTTGATTCCGAGATTGAAGAGGTCGAAAGCCGGTTCGGTGTAAAAATTCATCAAATAAAAGGCCTCGATGTTTACAACGATATCGATGATCTGTTGGCTCTGATCAACGCATGCGACCTGGTAATTACGACCAGTAACGTGACAGCACATCTTGCCGGATCTATTGGAAAAAAAGGCTGCGTGGTAGTTCCGTTTTCAAATGGAAGATTCTGGTACTGGCATCTAGATGATGTCTATAGTTTTTGGTACCCAAGCCTCAGAGTTTTTTACCAGAGCGATAGACACAACTGGTCTGCTACCATTTCCTGTGTGCAGAGATGGCTTGAACGGGCTCTCTAATGGAAACAATAGATATTGTGGTCGGATTTGATCAGCGAGAAGCGGTGGTCTATCACGTTTTTTGTCAGTCCATCCTTGAGCAGACCAGTAGACCGGTGAGGTTTCTCCCTCTTGTGCAAGGCTCTCTGTCGGGGTATCGAGAAAGCCATTCTGATGGCAGTAATGCATTCACGTATTCACGATTTCTATGCCCCCATTTGATGCAATACAATGGGTATGTCATCTACGCTGATGGGGATATGGTTTGTAACGCGGACATTGCCGAACTCTGGGATTTACGCGATCCAAGTAAAGCAGTTCAGGTAGTAAAACATGATTACCTTACCAAAGCGAACAAAAAATACTTTGGCAGAAGAAATGAGGACTATCCCAGGAAAAATTGGTCCAGCGTCGTAATTTGGAACTGTCGGCATCCCAAGAATAGGCTACTAACGACAAAGTTCATCGAAGGCAAAACTGGATCGTTTTTGCACCAGTTTCAATGGTTAGAAGATACCGAGATTGGGGACCTTCCAAAGGAATGGAACTGGCTTGCGACCGAATACCAGGTTAATTCAAAGGCGAAACTCATTCACTTCACTCTTGGGTCCCCATGCTTTCATGAATACAGGGATTCTGAAATGGCAGAGGCTTGGCATTCTGCATTTGATCGTACGACCCAGGGAATGGATAGATAGCGAAGTCGCCTTTCCTGCTCTTTTCTCACACACTTGTGGGCATCCTCACCCTCTCAGGCCGCGAACATGAACACCTGAGAGTTTTCGGCCTCAATCGCTCACGTCGGACTCCAACTTTTAGGCTCTGATCTGCCCGGTTTCTTAGGACCAAACATAAGTTAAGAAAATAGCTCCCGTGCACGAGCGAGGAGCTGGGTCTTACTTCGGGGTCTGAGCGCCGACGGTCAGGCGCCGCATGTGACGGCGATGGCCATGGTAGTCGTTGACCGCAGTGTGCTGCGTGCAGCGGTTGTCCCAGACTGTGAGCGTGCCGGGCGCCCAGCGCACGCGGCAGGTGAACTCCGGCCGCACCTGGTGTGCCTGCAGGAAGTCGATCAGCGGCCGACTCTCCTCCTCGGTCAGGCCCTTGAGGCGGATGGTATGGCTGCGCGAGAGGTAGAGCGCCTTGCATCCGGTTTCCGGATGCGTGCGCGCGACGGGGTGCTCGGCTTCGTACTGCGCCGCGGTGTCGGTGTCGTGCACCTTCATGCCGGAGATGCCCCTGTGCAGGTCGCTGCGGCCGCCGCTGTGCTTGAGCCCCGCGCTGTTGATGCCCACCATGCCGTCGAGCAACTTGCGCATGCCTTCGGACAACGCTTCGTAGGCGGCGCGCGTATTGGCAAACAGCGTGTCGCCGCCGTACGCCGGAGTCTCCACGGCGTAGAGCAAGGTGGCGAGCGGGGGCTGCTGCAGGTAGGTGGTGTCCGAATGCCAGTTGCCGCCGAAATTGACCTTCTCCGCCTCCTCCTTCACCACCTCGAAGATGAACGGAAAGCCGTCCATGCCGGTGACGAACGGGTAGTGGCACGGCGGGCCGAATCGCACACCGATCCTCATCTGGTCCGCAGGCTCGATGCCCTGGTCGCGGAACACCAGCACCGAGTACTCTGTGAAGGCGCGCCGGATCTCGGCCCATGCAGCCTCGTCCTCGAGCGACTTCAGCGTCACGCCGCCCACCTGGGCGCCGAGCGCGCCCGCGAGCGGCGAAACGGTCAGGGTCCGGTAGGGGTTCTGGGGTGCGCTCATGGATACTTCCATCTTATTATTACG comes from the Nitrospira sp. genome and includes:
- a CDS encoding glycosyltransferase; translated protein: METIDIVVGFDQREAVVYHVFCQSILEQTSRPVRFLPLVQGSLSGYRESHSDGSNAFTYSRFLCPHLMQYNGYVIYADGDMVCNADIAELWDLRDPSKAVQVVKHDYLTKANKKYFGRRNEDYPRKNWSSVVIWNCRHPKNRLLTTKFIEGKTGSFLHQFQWLEDTEIGDLPKEWNWLATEYQVNSKAKLIHFTLGSPCFHEYRDSEMAEAWHSAFDRTTQGMDR
- a CDS encoding TauD/TfdA family dioxygenase, yielding MSAPQNPYRTLTVSPLAGALGAQVGGVTLKSLEDEAAWAEIRRAFTEYSVLVFRDQGIEPADQMRIGVRFGPPCHYPFVTGMDGFPFIFEVVKEEAEKVNFGGNWHSDTTYLQQPPLATLLYAVETPAYGGDTLFANTRAAYEALSEGMRKLLDGMVGINSAGLKHSGGRSDLHRGISGMKVHDTDTAAQYEAEHPVARTHPETGCKALYLSRSHTIRLKGLTEEESRPLIDFLQAHQVRPEFTCRVRWAPGTLTVWDNRCTQHTAVNDYHGHRRHMRRLTVGAQTPK